A genomic segment from Pseudosulfitobacter sp. DSM 107133 encodes:
- a CDS encoding FMN-binding glutamate synthase family protein, giving the protein MGTTLTVLELLAFVFIGLVGAALVFVFVLFVIDRLQTADAIRRNYPVIGRFRHIFSALGEFFRQYFFAMDREELPFNRAQRDWVKRTGEPHSNTVAFGSTRNLSIVGTPIFVNAAFPPLDDQFASSEPMLIGAGARMPYLAQSFFNISGMSYGALSRPAVRALSRGAAKAGIWMNTGEGGLSPFHLEGGCDIVFQIGTAKFGVRNPDGSLNEDKLRQIAAHACVKMFELKLAQGAKPGKGGILPGAKVTAEIAEIRGLVAGVDAISPNRHVEIDDWDDLLDMIVRLRDITGKPVGIKTVVGDRESFRDLMQTIKTRGADCAPDFITIDGGEGGTGAAPMPLIDLVGMSVRESLPLAADLRNEAGLKDRIRLVASGKLVNPGDVAWALAAGADFVTSARGFMFSLGCIQSLKCNKNTCPTGITTHDPRLQKGLVVEDKDRRVALYAQEIIHEVEIIAHSVGVAEPRLLRRRHVRIMQDNGRSVPMNEIHPGLHVAG; this is encoded by the coding sequence ATGGGGACGACGCTGACAGTACTGGAACTCCTTGCGTTTGTATTCATCGGGCTGGTTGGGGCTGCCCTGGTGTTTGTGTTTGTACTGTTCGTGATCGACCGTCTTCAGACCGCGGATGCGATCCGGCGCAACTATCCGGTGATCGGGCGGTTTCGGCATATCTTTTCCGCCCTCGGAGAGTTCTTTCGCCAGTATTTTTTCGCGATGGACCGCGAAGAACTGCCGTTCAATCGCGCCCAACGCGACTGGGTCAAACGCACCGGAGAGCCGCACAGCAACACGGTCGCCTTCGGGTCGACCCGCAATCTGTCGATTGTGGGCACCCCGATATTTGTGAACGCGGCCTTTCCGCCGCTGGATGACCAGTTCGCCAGTTCCGAACCGATGCTGATCGGGGCAGGTGCGCGTATGCCCTATTTGGCGCAGTCGTTCTTCAACATTTCGGGCATGAGCTATGGTGCGCTGTCGCGCCCTGCGGTGCGCGCGCTCAGCCGTGGCGCGGCCAAGGCAGGCATCTGGATGAACACGGGCGAGGGCGGGCTCAGCCCGTTTCACCTTGAGGGCGGTTGTGACATCGTTTTCCAGATCGGCACGGCCAAATTCGGCGTGCGCAATCCTGACGGCTCGCTGAACGAAGACAAGCTGCGCCAGATTGCGGCGCACGCCTGCGTCAAGATGTTCGAGCTGAAGCTGGCCCAAGGGGCCAAACCGGGCAAGGGGGGCATTCTGCCCGGTGCCAAGGTGACCGCCGAGATTGCCGAAATTCGCGGGCTTGTGGCGGGGGTTGATGCCATCTCGCCCAACCGGCACGTTGAAATCGACGATTGGGACGACCTGCTGGATATGATCGTGCGCCTGCGCGACATCACCGGCAAACCGGTGGGGATCAAGACAGTGGTGGGCGACAGGGAGTCGTTTCGCGACCTGATGCAGACCATCAAGACGCGCGGGGCGGATTGCGCACCCGATTTCATCACCATCGACGGTGGCGAAGGGGGCACAGGGGCGGCCCCGATGCCGCTGATTGATCTGGTGGGCATGTCGGTGCGTGAATCGCTGCCGCTGGCGGCCGATCTGCGCAACGAAGCCGGATTAAAGGACCGCATCCGGCTGGTCGCCAGCGGCAAGCTGGTCAATCCCGGCGATGTGGCATGGGCGCTGGCTGCGGGGGCCGATTTTGTCACCTCGGCGCGGGGCTTTATGTTTTCGCTGGGCTGTATCCAGTCGCTCAAGTGCAACAAGAACACATGCCCCACAGGCATCACCACCCACGATCCGCGCCTGCAAAAGGGGCTGGTGGTCGAAGACAAGGACCGGCGCGTCGCGCTTTATGCGCAGGAAATCATCCACGAGGTCGAGATCATCGCTCATTCGGTGGGGGTGGCCGAGCCGCGCCTGTTGCGGCGCCGTCATGTGCGGATCATGCAAGACAATGGTCGCTCTGTTCCGATGAATGAAATCCATCCGGGTCTGCATGTCGCGGGATAG
- the tnpB gene encoding IS66 family insertion sequence element accessory protein TnpB (TnpB, as the term is used for proteins encoded by IS66 family insertion elements, is considered an accessory protein, since TnpC, encoded by a neighboring gene, is a DDE family transposase.) has protein sequence MMFPSNRVRVLVSTQPVDFRKGHDGLASIVSSVLRKDPFTGTVFVFRSRRADRLKLLYWDGTGLVMAYKRLEEATFTWPAIKDGMMALNHAQFEALFAGLDWRKVKALEMRPPAAAE, from the coding sequence ATGATGTTCCCATCAAACCGTGTGCGGGTTCTGGTCTCGACGCAGCCTGTGGACTTCAGGAAAGGTCATGATGGGCTGGCGTCGATCGTGTCGTCGGTGCTGCGCAAGGATCCGTTCACCGGCACGGTTTTTGTGTTCCGCTCGCGCCGGGCGGATCGGCTGAAGCTTTTGTATTGGGACGGCACCGGATTGGTGATGGCTTATAAGCGGCTGGAAGAAGCGACCTTCACCTGGCCGGCGATCAAGGACGGGATGATGGCGCTGAACCACGCCCAGTTCGAGGCCCTGTTTGCCGGTCTGGACTGGCGCAAGGTCAAGGCTCTGGAGATGCGCCCACCTGCTGCGGCAGAGTGA
- the msrQ gene encoding protein-methionine-sulfoxide reductase heme-binding subunit MsrQ — MTAIVNRINSAARRIPTWVVYIVLLLPALSLLYQGFAGGLGRDPVKGLEHALGLWALKLIVAGLSVTPLRRFVGLNLIRFRRAVGIMAFVYVCLHFAVWLFLDVQIWSQIWADIVKRPYVTIGFAAFVLLIPLAMTSNNWSVRKLGPAWRKLHKLSYVAAVLGGVHYIWLVKGIQIEPLVYMAIIMGLLVLRLRWPKRVTA; from the coding sequence ATGACAGCCATTGTGAATCGTATCAACAGCGCGGCACGGCGCATCCCCACATGGGTCGTATATATAGTGTTGCTGCTGCCGGCCTTGTCCCTGCTCTATCAAGGCTTCGCGGGGGGCCTGGGGCGTGACCCGGTCAAAGGGCTTGAGCACGCGCTGGGCCTGTGGGCGCTCAAGCTGATTGTCGCAGGGCTGTCTGTTACCCCGCTGCGCCGCTTTGTCGGGCTGAACCTGATCCGCTTTCGTCGGGCCGTGGGGATCATGGCCTTTGTCTATGTCTGTCTGCACTTTGCCGTCTGGCTGTTCCTTGATGTGCAGATCTGGAGCCAGATCTGGGCGGACATTGTCAAACGTCCCTATGTGACCATCGGCTTTGCCGCCTTTGTGCTGCTGATCCCCTTGGCGATGACATCAAACAACTGGTCCGTGCGCAAACTGGGACCTGCTTGGCGCAAGCTGCACAAGCTGTCCTATGTGGCGGCGGTACTGGGCGGCGTGCATTACATCTGGCTGGTCAAAGGCATCCAGATCGAACCACTGGTCTATATGGCCATCATTATGGGTTTGCTGGTGTTGCGGCTGCGCTGGCCCAAACGCGTCACAGCCTGA
- a CDS encoding IS110 family transposase, translating to MTKMINDTIGIDISKAHLDAHRLSTATHARFDNTATGLRAFERWLGQTTPERVVFEPTGPYHRRLESHFSGRLPLVKVNPLQARRFAQAHGTRAKTDAVDARMLALMGRALELVPDQPTDPKQREIKELHVARTGLVRDRTALMNRLGTQQLDVTRRLTRARLRQVNHQIDRLNAEIERRNRDCPERARAIGILTSIPGIGAITARALLSECPEIGTLGSKQIAALAGLAPITCQSGQWSGKAHIQGGRRLLRESLFMPALVAMKRNPDLSQKYDALRAAGKPHKVALAVLMRKLLILANTLISENREWTPKHP from the coding sequence ATGACGAAGATGATCAACGATACCATCGGCATCGACATCTCGAAAGCGCATCTTGACGCGCACCGGCTCAGCACCGCAACCCACGCCCGGTTCGACAATACCGCGACAGGCCTGCGCGCCTTCGAGCGCTGGTTGGGGCAGACAACGCCGGAGCGCGTGGTCTTCGAGCCCACCGGCCCCTACCACCGACGCCTCGAGAGCCATTTCTCAGGCCGCCTGCCGCTCGTCAAGGTGAACCCGCTGCAGGCCCGCCGCTTCGCGCAGGCCCACGGCACACGCGCTAAGACCGACGCGGTCGATGCCCGCATGCTCGCGCTCATGGGGCGCGCGCTGGAGCTGGTTCCGGACCAGCCAACCGACCCCAAACAGCGTGAAATCAAGGAGTTGCATGTCGCCCGCACCGGGCTGGTGCGGGATCGTACCGCGCTGATGAACCGCCTTGGCACGCAACAGCTCGACGTGACCCGCCGCCTGACCCGGGCACGCCTGCGTCAGGTCAACCACCAGATCGACAGGCTTAACGCCGAAATCGAACGGCGAAACCGCGATTGCCCGGAACGCGCCAGGGCAATCGGCATTCTCACCTCGATCCCCGGGATCGGTGCCATCACCGCACGGGCGCTGCTCAGCGAATGCCCCGAGATCGGCACTCTGGGGTCAAAGCAGATCGCGGCGCTCGCAGGTCTCGCGCCGATCACGTGTCAGTCCGGTCAGTGGAGCGGAAAGGCCCACATCCAGGGCGGGCGCAGGCTCCTGCGCGAGAGCCTGTTCATGCCCGCCCTCGTCGCCATGAAGCGAAACCCCGATCTGAGCCAGAAATACGATGCCCTCAGAGCCGCCGGAAAACCCCACAAGGTCGCGCTCGCCGTCCTCATGCGAAAACTCCTGATCCTCGCAAACACTCTCATAAGCGAAAACAGAGAATGGACACCAAAACACCCTTGA
- a CDS encoding transposase yields MATTVEFLMDYGVEIRANGQKRWPNEVKARIVAESLQPGVSVNAVAARYGLRANHLSEWRSQARDGRLVLPAGDDDAFSFAPLVVSDGGGCAHMSAVAGRSAKPDESSHTSIEIAIGRVTVRLDGTTSSTRVAEIVRAIEGQP; encoded by the coding sequence ATGGCGACTACGGTAGAGTTTCTCATGGACTACGGGGTGGAGATACGGGCCAATGGCCAGAAGCGGTGGCCCAATGAGGTCAAAGCACGGATCGTGGCTGAGAGTTTGCAGCCGGGCGTGAGCGTGAATGCAGTTGCGGCGCGGTATGGGCTTCGGGCGAACCATTTGTCGGAATGGCGGAGTCAAGCACGCGATGGCCGGTTGGTTTTGCCTGCGGGCGATGACGACGCCTTTAGTTTTGCGCCACTCGTAGTCTCGGATGGTGGCGGCTGTGCGCATATGTCGGCCGTTGCGGGGCGGTCCGCGAAGCCTGACGAGTCATCCCATACCTCCATCGAGATTGCGATTGGTCGTGTGACAGTCCGGCTCGATGGCACGACCAGTTCGACCCGGGTTGCCGAGATCGTGCGGGCAATCGAGGGTCAGCCATGA
- a CDS encoding IS66 family transposase codes for MITTPAIDLSTIPAAQRAAVLALMEKVAALTEITQRQEHLIAELNHALHGKRSEKLTEDERQLAFEDLSIALAEVEVQKDQLAAQTGDKTTTKSAPKRTIGNLPAALPRIEEVIEPDSLSCPCGCGVMHKIGEDRSERLDIVPAQLRVIVTVRPKYACRTCTDGVTQAPAPSHLIMGALPTEATIANVLVSKYADHLPLYRQSQILARAGLDLHRAVLADWVGKAAFHLKPVVDRLAEHLKRSNKLFMDETTAPVLDPGRGKTKTGYLWALARDDRPWGGEDPPGVVYFYAPGRAGANAETFLTGFDGILQIDGYQGYNRLTKPTRKGGAPIRVAHCWAHARRKLKEVFDRDGSEIAAEGLRRIAEIYIVEADIRGISPGQRLSARQARSAPLVAAFGEWLEAERRKISAKSRLGEKLTYIHNHWDGLQTFLADGRVEIDNNRVENLIRPITLNRKNALFAGHDEGGIAWGRIASLIETCKINGVEPFAYLKATLTAIANGHPQSAIDDLLPWNSKTSS; via the coding sequence ATGATCACGACACCCGCCATTGACCTATCCACCATCCCTGCTGCGCAGCGTGCGGCGGTTTTGGCGTTGATGGAAAAGGTAGCGGCGCTTACGGAAATCACCCAACGGCAAGAGCACCTGATTGCGGAGCTGAACCATGCCCTACATGGCAAACGGTCGGAAAAGCTGACCGAGGATGAGCGGCAGCTGGCGTTCGAGGATCTGTCCATCGCCCTGGCTGAGGTCGAGGTGCAGAAGGACCAACTGGCCGCTCAGACAGGTGACAAGACGACAACCAAATCTGCGCCAAAGCGCACCATCGGCAATCTACCGGCCGCACTGCCGCGCATCGAAGAAGTCATCGAACCTGACAGCCTGAGCTGCCCTTGCGGCTGCGGCGTCATGCACAAGATCGGGGAAGACCGCAGTGAGCGGCTGGACATCGTGCCGGCGCAGTTGCGCGTCATTGTCACCGTGCGCCCGAAATACGCCTGCCGGACCTGCACCGACGGCGTGACCCAGGCTCCCGCACCATCGCATCTGATCATGGGTGCCCTGCCGACCGAGGCCACCATCGCCAATGTGCTGGTCAGCAAGTATGCGGATCATCTGCCATTATACCGCCAAAGCCAGATCCTGGCGCGTGCGGGTCTTGATCTGCACCGCGCTGTGCTGGCGGACTGGGTCGGCAAGGCGGCCTTCCACCTCAAGCCCGTCGTCGACCGGCTGGCCGAACACCTGAAACGATCCAACAAACTGTTCATGGACGAAACCACGGCCCCGGTGCTGGATCCGGGGCGCGGTAAAACCAAAACTGGCTATCTCTGGGCACTGGCCCGCGATGACCGACCATGGGGCGGTGAAGATCCGCCCGGTGTGGTTTACTTCTATGCCCCCGGTCGGGCGGGCGCGAATGCCGAAACCTTCCTGACAGGCTTCGACGGCATCCTGCAGATCGACGGCTATCAGGGCTATAACCGGCTGACCAAACCCACGCGCAAGGGCGGTGCCCCCATTCGGGTGGCCCATTGCTGGGCGCATGCGCGCCGCAAGCTGAAGGAAGTCTTTGACCGCGATGGCTCAGAGATCGCCGCCGAAGGCCTGCGCCGCATCGCTGAAATCTATATCGTCGAAGCTGACATTCGTGGCATCTCCCCCGGCCAGCGATTGTCTGCCCGTCAGGCCCGCAGTGCCCCGCTGGTCGCAGCATTCGGTGAATGGCTGGAGGCTGAGCGCCGCAAGATCTCCGCCAAATCCCGGCTGGGTGAAAAGCTGACTTACATCCACAATCACTGGGACGGACTGCAGACCTTCTTGGCCGATGGGCGCGTCGAGATCGACAACAACCGCGTCGAAAACCTGATCCGCCCCATCACCCTCAATCGGAAAAACGCCCTCTTCGCTGGGCATGACGAGGGTGGTATCGCCTGGGGCCGCATCGCCTCACTGATCGAAACCTGCAAGATCAACGGCGTCGAGCCCTTCGCCTATCTCAAGGCAACCCTCACAGCGATCGCCAATGGTCACCCACAGAGCGCCATCGACGATCTGCTCCCGTGGAACTCCAAGACGTCAAGCTGA
- a CDS encoding ABC-type transport auxiliary lipoprotein family protein gives MITIKTGRTAALGLVALLAACASEVRVATPVITPQTRIASSFSSLEVSEVTLPSYAAAEDIYFRDADGAISPMGTLWADLPARAITLQLARDLGAITGVTVAPEPWPFRAYAAAKVDVRIEELLATAEGVFHLSGQYFVAPEAGGRATSGSFAIQEPIEGTPTSASAIASARGRAVSKLAEAIARRGL, from the coding sequence ATGATAACGATCAAAACAGGCAGGACCGCTGCTCTTGGCCTCGTCGCATTGCTGGCAGCTTGCGCTTCTGAGGTACGGGTCGCCACACCGGTGATAACGCCACAGACACGGATCGCGTCCAGCTTTTCCAGCCTTGAGGTCAGCGAGGTCACATTGCCCAGCTACGCCGCCGCCGAAGACATCTATTTTCGCGACGCGGACGGGGCAATCTCTCCGATGGGGACGCTATGGGCTGATCTGCCCGCGCGCGCGATCACGCTGCAACTTGCCCGTGATCTGGGTGCAATCACCGGCGTGACAGTGGCACCCGAACCCTGGCCCTTCCGCGCCTATGCGGCCGCCAAGGTAGATGTGCGAATCGAAGAACTGCTTGCGACTGCAGAAGGCGTTTTTCATCTGTCGGGGCAATATTTTGTGGCCCCCGAAGCGGGCGGGCGGGCAACCTCTGGCTCCTTTGCCATCCAGGAACCTATCGAGGGCACCCCCACCTCGGCCTCAGCCATTGCAAGCGCCAGAGGGCGGGCCGTATCGAAGCTGGCCGAAGCCATCGCGCGGCGGGGTCTGTAA
- a CDS encoding DUF2306 domain-containing protein: MIQAGPTIFVHAALATCALALGLWQILAAKGTPLHRGLGRVWVGLMAIVALSSFWIHEFRLFGPFSPIHILSAITLVSLPFAIRAARQGNIAKHRRMMRILFFIGVLVPGAFTLLPGRAMHAVFFGG; encoded by the coding sequence TTGATTCAGGCAGGCCCCACGATCTTTGTCCATGCGGCCCTTGCGACCTGCGCGTTGGCTTTGGGCCTGTGGCAGATACTGGCCGCCAAGGGCACACCGCTGCATCGCGGACTTGGGCGCGTCTGGGTGGGCCTCATGGCCATTGTCGCACTGTCCAGTTTCTGGATTCATGAATTCCGCCTGTTCGGCCCGTTCAGCCCCATACACATTCTGTCTGCAATCACGCTGGTCAGCCTGCCCTTTGCCATACGCGCCGCGCGCCAGGGCAACATCGCCAAGCACCGCCGCATGATGCGCATCCTGTTCTTCATAGGCGTCCTTGTACCCGGCGCCTTCACCTTGCTGCCGGGGCGGGCGATGCATGCTGTGTTTTTTGGCGGCTGA
- the msrP gene encoding protein-methionine-sulfoxide reductase catalytic subunit MsrP: protein MANRWTNTLTDRDVTPEAAFLNRRQLMAGAAGLGLVGMAGAAQAQDALTPNPWEDITQYNNYYEFGTGKEDPAEYAGALTTKPWTVKIDGMVDKPADYALEDILKAMTIEERLYRFRCVEAWSMVVPWNGFELADLLNMAGVQSGAKYVAFETVLRPDEMPGVRYPVLDWPYVEGLRLDEAMHPLTIMATGIYGKDIPNQNGAPMRLVVPWKYGFKSIKSIVRITLTDKEPPTSWNKANAREYGFYSNVNPEVSHPRWSQATERPLGGGLFARRVPTLMFNGYEDEVASLYAGMDLKANY from the coding sequence ATGGCAAATCGCTGGACCAACACATTAACGGATCGGGATGTCACGCCCGAGGCGGCGTTCCTGAACCGCCGGCAGCTGATGGCCGGAGCGGCGGGCCTTGGGTTGGTCGGCATGGCGGGCGCTGCACAGGCGCAAGATGCGCTGACGCCGAACCCCTGGGAGGACATCACCCAGTACAACAACTATTATGAATTCGGCACCGGCAAGGAAGACCCCGCAGAATACGCGGGCGCTTTGACCACCAAACCCTGGACCGTCAAGATCGACGGCATGGTCGACAAGCCCGCCGACTATGCGCTGGAAGACATCCTCAAGGCGATGACCATCGAGGAACGCCTCTATCGCTTCCGCTGTGTCGAGGCATGGTCGATGGTGGTGCCGTGGAACGGCTTCGAGCTGGCTGACCTTTTGAACATGGCAGGCGTGCAGTCGGGCGCGAAATACGTGGCCTTTGAAACCGTGTTGCGCCCCGATGAAATGCCCGGTGTGCGCTACCCCGTTCTCGACTGGCCCTATGTCGAAGGTTTGCGTCTGGACGAGGCGATGCACCCGCTGACGATCATGGCGACCGGTATTTATGGCAAGGACATCCCGAACCAGAACGGCGCGCCGATGCGTCTGGTGGTGCCATGGAAATACGGGTTCAAGTCGATCAAGTCGATCGTGCGCATTACATTGACCGACAAGGAGCCGCCGACCAGCTGGAACAAGGCAAACGCGCGGGAATACGGGTTCTACAGCAACGTGAACCCCGAGGTCAGCCATCCGCGCTGGTCACAGGCCACCGAACGCCCCCTGGGCGGCGGGTTGTTTGCCCGCCGTGTCCCGACGTTGATGTTCAACGGCTACGAGGACGAGGTGGCCAGCCTGTACGCGGGCATGGACCTGAAGGCGAACTACTGA